Proteins co-encoded in one Acidovorax sp. 69 genomic window:
- a CDS encoding SRPBCC family protein, producing the protein MTTFSATVQTRIKASPALAFQHIAPMDPRALFTGYGPLPAVTGTSDQTGAWDAPGQTRTVALSDGSSAQEGLKHYHPAQYFSYTVSNFTGALRWLATGANGAWWFDPQAEGTQTTVRWRHAFHARSQWAAPVLWLLANVLWRGYMRKALRLAKAQIETSSQAPASAALSA; encoded by the coding sequence ATGACCACCTTCTCCGCCACCGTCCAGACGCGCATCAAAGCCTCCCCTGCGCTGGCGTTCCAGCACATTGCGCCGATGGACCCGCGCGCCCTGTTCACCGGCTACGGGCCTTTGCCCGCAGTGACCGGAACCAGCGACCAGACCGGTGCGTGGGATGCTCCGGGCCAGACGCGCACGGTGGCGCTGTCTGACGGCAGCAGCGCGCAGGAGGGGCTCAAGCACTACCACCCTGCCCAGTACTTCAGCTACACGGTCAGCAACTTCACGGGGGCGTTGCGCTGGCTGGCCACAGGCGCCAATGGTGCCTGGTGGTTTGACCCGCAGGCTGAAGGCACGCAGACCACGGTGCGCTGGCGCCACGCCTTTCACGCCCGCTCTCAGTGGGCCGCCCCGGTGCTGTGGTTGCTGGCCAACGTGCTGTGGCGCGGCTACATGCGCAAGGCATTGCGCCTGGCCAAGGCGCAGATCGAGACCTCGTCGCAGGCACCCGCAAGCGCTGCACTGTCGGCCTGA
- a CDS encoding SDR family oxidoreductase, translated as MSTASLSAASVPSSAPYAPTPRALAGKVAFVTGGARGIGAAIVRRLARDGAAVAFTYSSSEAPAKALAAAIESEGGRALALHADSADAAALTQAVDQAARTLGRLDILVNSAGVAVAGEIDSFALADFDHTLNVNVRAVFVATQAAVRHMGQDGAYGRVITIGSTNSDRVPWAGFSVYGMSKAAIVGLTKGLARDLGPRGITVNNVQPGPVNTDMNPADGPMASNMHSLMALSRHAHPDEIAGMVAYLAGPESGMVTGASLLIDGGFAA; from the coding sequence ATGTCTACGGCGTCCCTTTCTGCTGCGTCAGTTCCTTCATCAGCCCCTTATGCACCGACCCCGCGCGCTCTGGCCGGCAAGGTGGCTTTTGTCACCGGCGGCGCGCGCGGCATCGGCGCGGCCATCGTGCGGCGCCTGGCGCGTGACGGGGCCGCTGTGGCGTTCACCTACAGCAGCTCCGAAGCACCCGCGAAGGCGCTGGCCGCCGCCATTGAATCGGAGGGTGGCCGCGCACTGGCGCTGCATGCGGACAGCGCGGATGCCGCCGCCCTCACGCAGGCGGTGGACCAAGCAGCGCGCACGCTGGGCCGCCTCGACATCCTTGTCAACAGCGCTGGCGTGGCTGTGGCCGGAGAGATCGACAGCTTTGCGCTGGCCGACTTCGACCACACGCTCAATGTGAATGTGCGTGCCGTGTTCGTGGCCACACAGGCGGCCGTGCGCCACATGGGGCAGGACGGGGCCTATGGCCGCGTCATCACCATTGGCAGCACCAACTCCGACCGCGTGCCATGGGCGGGTTTCAGCGTGTACGGCATGAGCAAGGCCGCTATCGTCGGCCTCACCAAGGGCCTCGCCCGCGACCTGGGGCCGCGTGGCATCACGGTCAACAACGTGCAGCCTGGCCCGGTCAACACCGACATGAACCCCGCCGATGGCCCCATGGCCAGCAACATGCACAGCCTGATGGCGCTAAGCCGCCACGCGCACCCCGATGAAATCGCCGGCATGGTGGCCTACCTGGCAGGGCCGGAGTCGGGCATGGTGACGGGCGCCAGCCTGCTGATCGATGGCGGATTTGCAGCCTGA
- a CDS encoding LysR family transcriptional regulator, translated as MQPLSHLESFVKSAESGSFSAAARLMGLTPAAVSKNVARLEAGLGVRLFQRSTRRLMLTEGGQRLLAQISQPLTALADAVDHAAETDQQPAGTLKVSMGQAFGRAYLVPLLTEFLQRYPAIQPDWRFENRQVDLIGEGFDAGIGGGLNLNPDMVARTLGPVHLVAVGSPALLKGRRAPRHPSDLAQWDGIARRTIRTGRIAVITLRNKAGEVAAAELRPRLVFDDPEAMCQAAMMGLGLTVLPMPFALPWLARGDLVRVLPGWWADAGPTSLYYPSKKLLPARTRVFVDFVVAQFSERGFAQRVRGD; from the coding sequence ATGCAACCGCTGAGTCACCTCGAATCCTTTGTCAAATCTGCAGAGTCCGGCAGCTTCTCGGCCGCTGCGCGGCTGATGGGCCTGACGCCCGCCGCCGTGAGCAAGAACGTGGCGCGGCTGGAGGCCGGGCTGGGCGTGCGGCTGTTTCAGCGCAGCACGCGGCGCCTGATGCTCACCGAGGGCGGGCAGCGCCTGCTGGCGCAGATCAGCCAGCCACTGACTGCTCTGGCCGACGCGGTAGACCATGCGGCAGAGACCGATCAGCAACCTGCGGGCACGCTCAAGGTCAGCATGGGCCAGGCCTTTGGCCGCGCCTACCTGGTGCCACTGCTCACCGAGTTTTTGCAGCGCTACCCCGCCATCCAGCCCGACTGGCGCTTTGAGAACCGTCAGGTCGATTTGATCGGCGAGGGTTTTGACGCCGGCATTGGCGGCGGGCTGAACCTGAACCCGGACATGGTGGCGCGCACGCTCGGGCCCGTCCACCTGGTCGCCGTGGGTTCACCCGCGTTGCTCAAGGGCCGCAGGGCGCCGCGCCACCCGTCCGATCTGGCGCAGTGGGATGGCATTGCGCGGCGCACCATCCGCACAGGGCGCATTGCGGTCATCACCCTGCGCAACAAGGCGGGCGAAGTGGCCGCTGCCGAACTGCGCCCGCGCCTCGTGTTCGACGACCCCGAGGCCATGTGCCAGGCCGCCATGATGGGACTGGGCCTCACGGTGCTGCCCATGCCATTTGCCTTGCCTTGGCTGGCGCGGGGCGACCTGGTGCGGGTGCTGCCGGGCTGGTGGGCCGATGCCGGGCCCACCTCGCTGTACTACCCCAGCAAGAAGCTGCTGCCTGCGCGCACGCGGGTGTTTGTGGACTTTGTGGTGGCGCAGTTCAGCGAGCGCGGCTTTGCACAGCGTGTGCGCGGGGATTGA
- a CDS encoding aspartate/glutamate racemase family protein codes for MPQHIGIVGCSAEGAALCYRTLCTEGPALLGRPHAHPEVSMHTPPLADYVDCLDRGDLQGVADLMLASAHKLARAGADFLICPDNTIHQALDRVLPHSPLPWLHIAEVVAAEAAAQGYRRLALTGTRWLVDSSVYPDKLAALGLAYVRPTEAERSQINHIIMDELVPGVVRPEAVATFQQIIARMRQDDGCDAVVLGCTEIPLLLSDANSPLPTLDSTRLLARAALRRAVAEG; via the coding sequence ATGCCCCAACACATTGGCATCGTCGGCTGCTCTGCCGAGGGCGCTGCCCTTTGCTACCGCACCCTCTGTACCGAAGGCCCGGCGCTGCTCGGCCGCCCGCACGCGCACCCTGAGGTGTCGATGCACACGCCGCCCCTGGCCGACTACGTGGACTGCCTGGACCGGGGCGACCTGCAAGGGGTGGCCGATCTCATGCTGGCGTCGGCCCACAAGCTGGCGCGCGCGGGGGCTGACTTTCTGATCTGCCCTGACAACACCATCCACCAGGCGCTGGACCGGGTGCTGCCGCATTCGCCGCTGCCCTGGCTGCACATTGCCGAGGTGGTGGCCGCCGAAGCCGCCGCGCAGGGCTACCGGCGCCTGGCGCTGACCGGCACGCGCTGGCTGGTGGACAGCAGCGTGTACCCCGACAAGCTGGCGGCCCTGGGGCTGGCGTATGTGCGCCCCACGGAGGCCGAGCGCAGCCAGATCAACCACATCATCATGGACGAACTGGTGCCTGGCGTGGTCCGGCCCGAGGCCGTGGCCACGTTCCAGCAGATCATCGCCCGCATGCGCCAGGACGACGGCTGCGATGCGGTGGTTCTGGGCTGCACCGAGATTCCGCTCCTCCTCAGCGACGCCAACTCGCCGTTGCCCACGCTCGACTCCACCCGCCTGCTGGCCCGCGCTGCGCTGCGGCGGGCCGTTGCAGAGGGCTGA
- a CDS encoding DUF1439 domain-containing protein, with protein sequence MLHRRQFLTNATRSAWALGGGVLLAGRSARAQPSYTVPLAQLQDMVAEKFPRSVPVQGLFNLSLQAPRLRLLPEVNRLGAAMAVDAAGPALRRSHAGSFEVEFALRYEASDRSLRAHQIRLGRLDFPSLKPAVTDLLNAYGPVLAEQSLREVTLHQLRPQDTAVFDGLGLQPGPITVTAQGLTVAFVPKQP encoded by the coding sequence ATGCTGCACCGCCGACAATTTTTGACCAACGCCACCCGCAGCGCATGGGCGCTGGGTGGTGGTGTGCTGCTGGCAGGGCGTAGCGCGCGGGCCCAGCCCAGCTACACCGTGCCGCTGGCGCAGTTGCAGGACATGGTGGCCGAGAAGTTTCCGCGCAGCGTGCCGGTGCAGGGCTTGTTCAATCTGAGCCTGCAAGCACCGCGCCTGCGGCTGCTGCCCGAGGTCAACCGCCTGGGTGCAGCCATGGCGGTCGATGCTGCCGGCCCCGCGCTGCGGCGCAGCCATGCGGGCAGTTTTGAGGTGGAGTTTGCGTTGCGCTACGAGGCCAGTGACCGCAGCTTGCGCGCCCACCAGATCCGGCTGGGGCGGCTGGACTTCCCCAGCCTCAAACCAGCTGTCACCGACCTTCTCAATGCCTACGGCCCGGTGCTGGCCGAGCAGTCGCTGCGCGAAGTCACGCTGCACCAGCTGCGCCCGCAGGATACGGCCGTGTTCGACGGCCTGGGCTTGCAGCCGGGGCCCATCACCGTGACGGCCCAGGGGCTGACCGTGGCCTTTGTGCCCAAGCAGCCGTGA
- the yjjJ gene encoding type II toxin-antitoxin system HipA family toxin YjjJ, translating into MSRLNDLPPKALQALRRQGGVLTSAELQELLGVSQPTVSRALAPLIQAGQVQKVGAARSQRYVLPRTVPGVGNEVLVMHIDAQGRPSPFARLVPLEGGAFWVDEVDGEHRRHDGLPWFLDDMRPQGFMGRTFAHAHPELQLGHDPRHWSDDDVLRAMTLYGDDLPGNLIMGEAAFQRFHTLPARASRVASAADYPQLAEQAMRGTHPGSSAGGEQPKFCTITAGRHVIVKFSPAGDAPADQRMRDLLVCEHLALRTLAQAGLPAAPTQIFTGAGRVFLESERFDRSSLPANDPQGLGGRIGMVSLQVYNAEYVGEIDNWAATANRMAARHLLTQADARTLRLLEAYGQLIANTDRHYGNISLVLQGDDWALSPTYDMLPMLYAPVGGELVPRDVASRPQQPSAATLGEWTEAQGLALAFWQAAAQDERVSADFRAIAAQNAGHIGR; encoded by the coding sequence ATGAGCCGTCTCAATGATCTGCCCCCCAAAGCCCTGCAAGCCCTGCGCCGCCAGGGTGGCGTGCTGACCAGTGCGGAGCTGCAGGAGCTGCTGGGCGTGAGCCAGCCCACCGTGTCGCGCGCGCTGGCGCCGCTGATCCAGGCGGGCCAGGTGCAAAAGGTGGGCGCAGCGCGCTCGCAGCGCTATGTGCTGCCCCGCACCGTGCCCGGCGTGGGCAACGAGGTGCTGGTGATGCACATTGATGCGCAAGGCCGCCCTTCGCCGTTTGCGCGTTTGGTGCCGCTGGAGGGCGGGGCGTTCTGGGTGGACGAGGTCGATGGCGAACATCGCCGCCATGATGGCCTGCCCTGGTTTCTGGACGACATGCGGCCCCAGGGTTTCATGGGCCGCACCTTTGCCCATGCCCACCCCGAGCTGCAGCTGGGCCATGACCCGCGCCACTGGAGCGACGACGACGTGCTGCGCGCCATGACGCTGTATGGCGACGACCTGCCGGGCAACCTCATCATGGGCGAGGCCGCGTTCCAGCGCTTTCACACCCTGCCCGCGCGCGCATCGCGGGTGGCGTCTGCCGCGGACTACCCACAGCTGGCCGAGCAGGCCATGCGGGGCACCCACCCTGGCTCATCGGCGGGCGGCGAGCAGCCCAAGTTCTGTACCATCACCGCCGGGCGGCATGTCATCGTCAAATTCTCGCCTGCGGGCGACGCACCCGCCGACCAGCGCATGCGCGACCTGCTGGTGTGTGAGCACCTGGCACTGCGCACGCTGGCACAGGCGGGCCTGCCCGCTGCGCCCACGCAGATCTTCACCGGCGCGGGGCGCGTGTTTCTGGAGTCGGAGCGTTTTGACCGTTCATCGCTGCCTGCGAACGATCCGCAGGGTCTGGGCGGACGCATCGGCATGGTGTCGCTGCAGGTCTACAACGCCGAATACGTGGGCGAGATCGACAACTGGGCCGCCACCGCCAACCGCATGGCCGCGCGCCATCTGCTGACGCAGGCCGATGCCCGCACCCTGCGTTTGCTGGAGGCCTACGGCCAGCTCATCGCCAACACCGACCGGCATTACGGCAACATCTCGCTGGTGCTCCAGGGCGACGACTGGGCGCTGTCCCCCACCTACGACATGCTGCCCATGTTGTATGCGCCGGTGGGCGGCGAACTGGTGCCGCGCGATGTGGCCAGCCGCCCGCAGCAGCCCTCTGCCGCCACGCTGGGTGAATGGACCGAGGCGCAGGGCCTGGCGCTGGCGTTCTGGCAGGCGGCGGCGCAGGACGAACGGGTGTCGGCAGACTTCCGGGCCATTGCAGCCCAGAATGCGGGCCATATCGGCCGCTAG
- a CDS encoding PA4780 family RIO1-like protein kinase: MKAPPRLQSLIEEGLIDTVVRQLMSGKEAMVFVVRCGDDTRCAKIYKEANNRSFRQAVDYTENRRVKNSRSARAMAKGSKFGRQEQEAAWQSAEVDALYRLAAAGVRVPQPYNFHDGVLLMELVTDAHGDAAPRLNDVSFTPEDARTHHATLVAEVVRMLCAGVVHGDLSEFNILLAHLPGVDGEEGHAGPVIIDLPQAVDAAGNNHAQRMLLRDVANLRDFFGQFAPELRSTQYGPEIWSLYQSGLLSNETPLSGVYAPTHADVDMQAVMREIDDARDEDAARRLRMATAA, from the coding sequence ATGAAAGCACCTCCCCGCCTGCAGTCCCTGATCGAAGAAGGCCTGATCGACACCGTGGTCCGCCAGCTCATGAGCGGCAAGGAAGCCATGGTTTTTGTGGTGCGTTGTGGCGACGACACCCGCTGCGCCAAGATTTACAAAGAAGCCAACAACCGCAGCTTTCGGCAAGCGGTGGACTACACCGAGAACCGCAGGGTCAAGAACTCGCGTTCGGCCCGCGCCATGGCCAAGGGCAGCAAGTTTGGCCGCCAAGAGCAAGAAGCCGCCTGGCAAAGCGCCGAGGTCGATGCGCTGTACCGCCTGGCCGCTGCCGGCGTGCGGGTGCCACAGCCCTACAACTTTCACGACGGCGTGCTGCTGATGGAGCTGGTGACCGACGCCCACGGCGATGCTGCCCCGCGCCTGAACGATGTGAGCTTTACCCCCGAAGACGCACGCACGCACCACGCGACGCTCGTGGCCGAGGTGGTGCGCATGTTGTGTGCGGGCGTGGTGCACGGCGATTTGTCGGAGTTCAACATCCTGCTGGCGCACCTGCCGGGCGTGGACGGTGAAGAGGGCCACGCCGGCCCGGTCATCATCGACCTGCCCCAGGCGGTGGACGCGGCGGGCAACAACCACGCGCAGCGCATGCTGCTGCGCGACGTGGCCAACCTGCGCGACTTCTTCGGCCAGTTCGCCCCCGAGCTGCGCAGCACGCAATACGGCCCCGAGATCTGGAGCCTGTACCAAAGCGGCCTGCTGAGCAACGAGACCCCGTTGAGCGGCGTGTACGCGCCCACACATGCCGACGTGGACATGCAAGCCGTGATGCGCGAGATCGACGACGCGCGGGATGAGGACGCCGCGCGCAGGCTGCGCATGGCAACAGCGGCCTGA
- a CDS encoding tRNA-uridine aminocarboxypropyltransferase: protein MPPATSSALPHAVSRLRAARLARSAKPFLARGGPRGERCPGCRLVPSHCLCGVHPMVPTRAGVCLLMADIEPLKPSNTGWLIADVVPDTFAFGWARTEVDPALLTLLADPQWQPYVVFPGEFVAPERVVTEVAMDSVAVPRAGVEPALAKRPLFILLDATWPEARKMFRKSPYIDRFPVLSLEPEQLSRYRLRRSRRDDHFCTSEVAGLCLDLAGEPLAAQTLQAYLDVFTHHYLQAKHQLPPDWQGAEHERLRSLTAGG from the coding sequence ATGCCACCCGCCACCTCCAGCGCCCTTCCCCATGCCGTTTCGCGCCTGCGTGCAGCGCGGCTGGCGCGCAGCGCCAAGCCCTTTTTGGCGCGCGGCGGCCCGCGCGGCGAGCGCTGCCCCGGCTGCCGCCTGGTGCCCAGCCATTGCCTGTGTGGTGTGCACCCCATGGTGCCCACGCGCGCCGGTGTGTGCCTGCTGATGGCCGACATCGAACCGCTCAAGCCCAGCAACACCGGCTGGCTGATTGCCGATGTGGTGCCCGATACCTTCGCCTTTGGCTGGGCCCGCACCGAGGTAGACCCGGCACTGCTCACACTGCTGGCCGACCCGCAATGGCAGCCGTATGTGGTCTTTCCCGGTGAGTTCGTGGCGCCTGAACGGGTGGTGACCGAAGTGGCGATGGACAGTGTGGCGGTGCCCCGAGCCGGGGTCGAACCTGCGTTGGCCAAGCGCCCTTTGTTCATCCTGCTCGACGCCACCTGGCCCGAGGCACGCAAGATGTTCCGCAAAAGCCCCTACATCGACCGCTTTCCGGTGCTGAGCCTGGAGCCCGAGCAGCTCTCACGCTATCGGCTGCGCCGCTCACGCCGGGACGACCACTTTTGCACCTCGGAGGTGGCGGGCCTGTGCCTGGATCTGGCCGGTGAGCCGCTGGCCGCGCAGACGCTGCAGGCCTACCTCGATGTGTTCACCCACCACTACCTGCAGGCCAAGCACCAGCTGCCACCCGACTGGCAAGGGGCCGAGCATGAGCGCCTGCGCAGCCTGACCGCTGGCGGCTGA
- a CDS encoding trans-aconitate 2-methyltransferase: MKPVSSAGGQGVGNAPASAQATLFDEAYYQRFYFDKKTSVVDPAHTERLGAFVCSYLQYLRVPVLRVLDVGCGIGLWRDVVARHFPQAQFHGVEFSEYLCGRFGWERGSVVDYKARTPYDLVICQGVLPYLNEADVQKALRNLARLSRGALYVEAVAREDWEQDVVDEEVTDPRMFKHPAQLYRRTLGEGFTELGGGVWLSKRAELPLFALERAGGQ; this comes from the coding sequence GTGAAACCAGTGAGCAGCGCGGGCGGGCAAGGCGTGGGCAACGCCCCGGCCAGTGCGCAAGCAACCCTTTTTGACGAGGCGTACTACCAGCGGTTTTACTTCGACAAGAAGACCAGCGTGGTGGACCCGGCGCACACCGAGCGGCTGGGCGCGTTTGTGTGCAGCTACCTGCAATACCTGCGCGTGCCGGTGCTGCGCGTGCTGGATGTGGGCTGCGGCATTGGGCTTTGGCGCGATGTGGTTGCGCGGCATTTTCCGCAGGCGCAGTTCCATGGCGTGGAGTTCAGCGAATACCTGTGTGGGCGCTTTGGGTGGGAGCGCGGCTCGGTGGTGGACTACAAGGCCCGCACGCCCTATGACCTGGTGATCTGCCAGGGCGTGCTGCCCTACCTGAACGAGGCTGACGTGCAAAAGGCCCTGCGCAACCTGGCCCGCCTGAGCCGGGGCGCGCTGTATGTGGAGGCCGTGGCGCGCGAGGACTGGGAGCAGGATGTGGTGGACGAAGAAGTGACCGACCCGCGCATGTTCAAACACCCTGCGCAGCTCTATCGCCGCACGCTGGGCGAAGGGTTTACCGAGCTGGGCGGTGGCGTGTGGCTGAGCAAGCGGGCCGAGCTACCGCTGTTTGCGCTGGAACGGGCAGGCGGGCAGTGA